A genomic segment from Polyangium mundeleinium encodes:
- a CDS encoding sulfate ABC transporter substrate-binding protein, which produces MAHNPTGGTAGRRTAITALIVGALGLLACGKSRPGGAAQEVELLNVSYDPTRELWRDLNEKFIAAYEKESGTKVTLKQSHGGSSTQARAVIDGLEADVVTLASYLDTDAISKKGLIQPNWIDKLPSRSLPYTSTVIFVVRKGNPKGIKDWPDLIKPGVEVITPNPKTSGNGYLSFFSAWGSVVLRGGSRDDAIKYVTQLYKQVPVLDSGARGATTTFVQKKIGDVHLAWENEAHLEVREAKGELELVYPPISIRAEPHVALVDSNVDRRNTRKAAEAYLRFAYTDEGQEIAAKHFYRPTNEAILKKHAAIFPELRLFAITEIAKDFPDAHKQFIGEGGVFDTIYSPKK; this is translated from the coding sequence GTGGCACACAATCCGACGGGTGGGACGGCGGGCCGACGCACGGCGATCACCGCCTTGATCGTGGGCGCGCTCGGGCTCTTGGCCTGCGGCAAGTCCCGACCTGGAGGCGCGGCCCAGGAGGTCGAGCTCCTGAACGTCTCGTACGACCCGACCCGGGAGCTCTGGCGGGACCTGAACGAGAAGTTCATCGCTGCCTACGAGAAAGAATCGGGCACGAAGGTCACCCTCAAGCAATCCCACGGCGGCTCCAGCACGCAGGCCCGGGCCGTCATCGACGGCCTCGAAGCGGACGTCGTCACGCTCGCCTCGTACCTCGATACCGACGCCATCAGCAAAAAGGGCCTCATCCAGCCGAACTGGATCGACAAACTCCCTTCGCGCTCCTTGCCGTACACGTCCACGGTCATCTTCGTGGTGCGAAAGGGCAATCCGAAGGGAATCAAGGATTGGCCGGACCTCATCAAGCCCGGCGTCGAGGTGATCACGCCAAACCCGAAGACCTCGGGCAACGGTTACCTCTCCTTCTTCAGCGCGTGGGGCTCCGTCGTCCTGCGCGGCGGCTCGCGCGACGACGCGATCAAGTACGTCACGCAATTGTACAAGCAGGTCCCCGTCCTCGATTCCGGCGCGCGCGGCGCGACCACCACGTTCGTCCAGAAGAAGATCGGCGACGTCCACCTGGCCTGGGAAAACGAAGCCCACCTCGAAGTGCGCGAAGCGAAAGGCGAGCTCGAGCTCGTGTATCCGCCCATCAGCATCCGCGCCGAGCCCCACGTGGCCCTCGTCGACAGCAACGTCGACCGCAGGAACACCCGCAAAGCCGCGGAGGCGTATCTCAGGTTTGCATATACCGACGAGGGACAAGAGATCGCCGCAAAACACTTCTACCGGCCGACGAACGAGGCCATCCTGAAGAAACACGCCGCGATCTTCCCGGAGCTCCGGCTCTTCGCCATCACCGAGATCGCCAAGGACTTCCCCGACGCGCACAAGCAGTTCATCGGCGAGGGCGGCGTCTTCGACACCATCTACAGCCCGAAGAAGTAG